The following are encoded together in the Streptomyces sp. NBC_01465 genome:
- the rpoB gene encoding DNA-directed RNA polymerase subunit beta, translating into MAASRNASTANTNNGASTAPLRISFAKIKEPLEVPNLLALQTESFDWLLGNAAWKGRVEAALESGQDVPTKSGLEEIFEEISPIEDFSGSMSLTFRDHRFEPPKNSIDECKERDFTFAAPLFVTAEFTNNETGEIKSQTVFMGDFPLMTNKGTFVINGTERVVVSQLVRSPGVYFDSSIDKTSDKDIFSAKIIPSRGAWLEMEIDKRDMVGVRIDRKRKQSVTVLLKALGWTTEQILEEFGEYESMRATLEKDHTQGQDDALLDIYRKLRPGEPPTREAAQTLLENLYFNPKRYDLAKVGRYKVNKKLGADEPLNAGVLTSDDIIATIKYLVKLHAGEVETVGESGRSIVVETDDIDHFGNRRLRNVGELIQNQVRTGLARMERVVRERMTTQDVEAITPQTLINIRPVVASIKEFFGTSQLSQFMDQNNPLSGLTHKRRLSALGPGGLSRERAGFEVRDVHPSHYGRMCPIETPEGPNIGLIGSLASYGRVNAFGFVETPYRKVVEGVVTDDVDYLTADEEDRFVIAQANATLSEEMRFTEARVLVRRRGGEIDYIPGDDVDYMDVSPRQMVSVATAMIPFLEHDDANRALMGANMMRQAVPLITSEAPLVGTGMEYRCAVDAGDVLKAEKSGVVQEVSADYITVTNDDGTYTTYRIAKFSRSNQGTSVNQKVVVNEGDRVIESQVLADGPATEMGEMALGKNLLVAFMPWEGHNYEDAIILSQRLVQDDVLSSIHIEEHEVDARDTKLGPEEITRDIPNVSEEVLADLDERGIIRIGAEVVAGDILVGKVTPKGETELTPEERLLRAIFGEKAREVRDTSLKVPHGEIGKVIGVRVFDREEGDELPPGVNQLVRVYVAQKRKITDGDKLAGRHGNKGVISKILPIEDMPFLEDGTPVDIILNPLGVPSRMNPGQVLEIHLGWLASRGWDVSGLADDWAQRLQAIGADQVAPGTNVATPVFDGAREDEISGLFESTIPNRDGVRLVQPTGKANLFDGRSGEPFPDPISVGYMYILKLHHLVDDKLHARSTGPYSMITQQPLGGKAQFGGQRFGEMEVWALEAYGAAYALQELLTIKSDDVTGRVKVYEAIVKGENIPEPGIPESFKVLIKEMQSLCLNVEVLSSDGMSIEMRDTDEDVFRAAEELGIDLSRREPSSVEEV; encoded by the coding sequence TTGGCCGCCTCGCGCAACGCCTCGACCGCCAATACGAACAACGGCGCCAGCACCGCCCCGCTGCGCATCTCCTTTGCAAAGATCAAGGAGCCCCTCGAGGTTCCGAACCTTCTTGCGCTGCAGACCGAAAGCTTTGACTGGCTTCTCGGCAACGCCGCATGGAAGGGTCGCGTCGAGGCCGCTCTCGAGAGTGGACAGGACGTCCCCACGAAGTCCGGTCTGGAAGAGATCTTCGAGGAGATCTCTCCGATCGAAGACTTCTCCGGGTCGATGTCGCTGACCTTCCGCGACCACCGCTTCGAGCCCCCGAAGAACTCGATCGACGAGTGCAAGGAGCGCGACTTCACGTTCGCGGCCCCGCTCTTCGTCACCGCCGAGTTCACCAACAACGAGACCGGCGAGATCAAGTCCCAGACGGTCTTCATGGGCGACTTCCCGCTCATGACCAACAAGGGCACCTTCGTCATCAACGGCACCGAGCGTGTCGTTGTGTCGCAGCTGGTCCGCTCGCCGGGTGTCTACTTCGACTCCTCCATCGACAAGACGTCCGACAAGGACATCTTCTCCGCCAAGATCATCCCTTCCCGGGGTGCCTGGCTGGAGATGGAGATCGACAAGCGCGACATGGTCGGTGTCCGCATCGACCGCAAGCGCAAGCAGTCCGTCACCGTCCTCCTCAAGGCTCTCGGTTGGACCACCGAGCAGATCCTTGAGGAGTTCGGCGAGTACGAGTCGATGCGCGCCACCCTGGAGAAGGACCACACCCAGGGCCAGGACGACGCACTGCTCGACATCTACCGCAAGCTGCGCCCGGGCGAGCCGCCCACGCGTGAGGCTGCTCAGACGCTGCTCGAGAACCTCTACTTCAACCCGAAGCGCTACGACCTCGCGAAGGTCGGCCGCTACAAGGTGAACAAGAAGCTCGGCGCCGACGAGCCGCTGAACGCCGGTGTGCTGACCAGTGACGACATCATCGCCACGATCAAGTACCTGGTGAAGCTGCACGCCGGTGAGGTCGAGACCGTCGGCGAGTCCGGCCGGTCCATCGTCGTCGAGACCGACGACATCGACCACTTCGGCAACCGTCGTCTGCGTAACGTCGGCGAGCTCATCCAGAACCAGGTCCGCACGGGTCTGGCTCGTATGGAGCGCGTCGTGCGTGAGCGCATGACGACCCAGGACGTCGAGGCGATCACGCCGCAGACCCTGATCAACATCCGGCCGGTCGTCGCCTCCATCAAGGAGTTCTTCGGCACCAGCCAGCTGTCGCAGTTCATGGACCAGAACAACCCGCTGTCGGGTCTCACCCACAAGCGCCGTCTGTCGGCGCTTGGCCCGGGTGGTCTCTCCCGTGAGCGGGCCGGCTTCGAAGTCCGTGACGTGCACCCCTCGCACTACGGCCGCATGTGCCCGATCGAGACGCCTGAAGGCCCGAACATCGGTCTGATCGGTTCGCTCGCCTCGTACGGCCGCGTCAACGCGTTCGGCTTCGTCGAGACCCCGTACCGCAAGGTCGTCGAGGGCGTCGTCACCGACGACGTCGACTACCTGACCGCGGACGAGGAAGACCGCTTCGTGATCGCCCAGGCGAACGCGACGCTGTCCGAGGAGATGCGCTTCACCGAGGCGCGCGTCCTGGTCCGCCGTCGTGGCGGGGAGATCGACTACATCCCCGGTGACGACGTCGACTACATGGACGTCTCGCCGCGCCAGATGGTGTCGGTCGCGACCGCGATGATCCCGTTCCTCGAGCACGACGACGCCAACCGTGCCCTCATGGGCGCGAACATGATGCGTCAGGCCGTGCCGCTCATCACGTCCGAGGCTCCCCTCGTCGGCACCGGCATGGAGTACCGCTGTGCGGTCGACGCCGGTGACGTACTCAAGGCGGAGAAGTCGGGTGTCGTCCAGGAAGTCTCCGCGGACTACATCACCGTCACCAACGACGACGGCACGTACACCACGTACCGCATCGCCAAGTTCTCCCGCTCGAACCAGGGCACTTCGGTCAACCAGAAGGTTGTCGTCAACGAGGGCGACCGCGTGATCGAGAGCCAGGTTCTGGCCGACGGTCCCGCGACCGAGATGGGCGAGATGGCGCTCGGCAAGAACCTCCTCGTGGCGTTCATGCCGTGGGAGGGCCACAACTACGAAGACGCGATCATCCTCAGCCAGCGTCTGGTGCAGGACGACGTCCTCTCCTCGATTCACATCGAGGAGCACGAGGTCGACGCCCGTGACACCAAGCTCGGCCCGGAGGAGATCACCCGGGACATCCCGAACGTCTCCGAAGAGGTCCTCGCCGACCTCGACGAGCGCGGCATCATCCGTATCGGTGCCGAGGTCGTCGCCGGCGACATCCTCGTCGGCAAGGTCACGCCCAAGGGCGAGACCGAGCTGACGCCGGAAGAGCGCCTGCTCCGCGCGATCTTCGGTGAGAAGGCGCGCGAAGTGCGCGACACCTCGCTGAAGGTGCCGCACGGTGAGATCGGCAAGGTCATCGGCGTCCGCGTCTTCGACCGTGAAGAGGGCGACGAGCTGCCGCCGGGCGTGAACCAGCTGGTTCGTGTCTACGTGGCGCAGAAGCGCAAGATCACGGACGGTGACAAGCTCGCCGGCCGTCACGGCAACAAGGGTGTTATCTCGAAGATCCTTCCGATCGAGGACATGCCGTTCCTCGAGGACGGAACTCCGGTCGACATCATCCTGAACCCGCTGGGTGTGCCGTCCCGAATGAACCCGGGACAGGTCCTGGAGATCCACCTCGGCTGGCTCGCCAGCCGCGGCTGGGACGTCTCCGGTCTGGCGGACGACTGGGCGCAGCGCCTGCAGGCCATCGGCGCCGACCAGGTCGCCCCGGGCACCAACGTCGCCACCCCGGTGTTCGACGGTGCGCGCGAGGACGAGATCTCCGGTCTCTTCGAGTCCACGATCCCGAACCGCGACGGTGTCCGGCTGGTCCAGCCCACGGGCAAGGCCAACCTGTTCGACGGCCGCTCGGGTGAGCCGTTCCCGGACCCGATCTCGGTCGGGTACATGTACATCCTCAAGCTGCACCACCTGGTCGACGACAAGCTCCACGCTCGTTCGACCGGTCCGTACTCGATGATCACCCAGCAGCCGCTGGGTGGTAAGGCGCAGTTCGGTGGTCAGCGCTTCGGTGAGATGGAGGTGTGGGCGCTGGAGGCTTATGGCGCCGCGTACGCACTCCAGGAACTCCTCACCATCAAGTCCGACGACGTGACCGGCCGCGTGAAGGTCTACGAGGCCATCGTCAAGGGCGAAAACATCCCCGAGCCCGGCATTCCCGAGTCCTTCAAGGTGCTCATCAAGGAAATGCAGTCGCTCTGCCTCAACGTGGAGGTGCTGTCCTCGGACGGCATGTCCATCGAGATGCGCGACACGGACGAGGATGTCTTCCGCGCTGCGGAAGAGCTCGGAATCGACCTGTCCCGGCGCGAGCCGAGCAGCGTCGAAGAGGTCTGA
- the rplL gene encoding 50S ribosomal protein L7/L12 → MAKLSQEDLLAQFEELTLIELSEFVKAFEEKFDVTAAAAVAVAGPGAPAAAEAAEEQDEFDVILTGAGDKKIQVIKVVRELTSLGLKEAKDLVDGAPKPVLEKVAKEAAEKAAESLKGAGASVEVK, encoded by the coding sequence ATGGCGAAGCTCAGCCAGGAAGACCTGCTCGCCCAGTTCGAGGAGCTCACCCTCATCGAGCTCTCCGAGTTCGTTAAGGCGTTCGAGGAGAAGTTCGACGTCACCGCCGCCGCGGCCGTCGCCGTTGCCGGTCCGGGCGCCCCGGCCGCCGCCGAGGCCGCTGAGGAGCAGGACGAGTTCGACGTCATCCTCACCGGTGCCGGCGACAAGAAGATCCAGGTCATCAAGGTCGTGCGTGAGCTGACCTCCCTGGGTCTCAAGGAGGCCAAGGACCTCGTGGACGGCGCCCCGAAGCCCGTCCTCGAGAAGGTCGCCAAGGAGGCCGCCGAGAAGGCTGCCGAGTCCCTCAAGGGCGCCGGCGCTTCCGTCGAGGTCAAGTGA
- the rplJ gene encoding 50S ribosomal protein L10, giving the protein MARPDKAAAVAELADQFRSSNAAVLTEYRGLTVAQLKTLRRSLGENAQYAVVKNTLTKIAANEAGITSLDDHFSGPTAVAFITGDPVESAKGLRDFAKENPNLIIKGGVLDGKALSADEIKKLADLESREVLLAKLAGAMKGKQTQAAQLFQALPSKFVRTAEALRVKLADEQGGAE; this is encoded by the coding sequence ATGGCAAGGCCCGACAAGGCTGCCGCGGTAGCCGAGCTCGCGGACCAGTTCCGCAGCTCGAACGCCGCCGTGCTGACCGAGTACCGGGGTCTCACCGTGGCGCAGCTCAAGACGCTGCGTCGTTCGCTCGGTGAGAACGCCCAGTACGCCGTGGTGAAGAACACGCTGACCAAGATTGCGGCCAACGAGGCCGGGATCACTTCGCTGGACGACCACTTCAGTGGTCCGACGGCGGTTGCCTTCATCACCGGTGACCCGGTGGAGTCGGCGAAGGGTCTTCGTGACTTCGCCAAGGAGAACCCGAACCTGATCATCAAGGGCGGTGTCCTTGACGGTAAGGCGCTGTCCGCCGATGAGATCAAGAAGCTTGCGGACCTCGAGTCCCGCGAGGTTCTGCTCGCCAAGCTGGCCGGCGCCATGAAGGGCAAGCAGACTCAGGCTGCGCAGCTCTTCCAGGCTCTGCCGTCGAAGTTCGTCCGCACCGCGGAAGCGCTTCGCGTCAAGCTTGCCGACGAGCAGGGCGGTGCCGAGTAA